Proteins co-encoded in one Megalopta genalis isolate 19385.01 unplaced genomic scaffold, iyMegGena1_principal scaffold0023, whole genome shotgun sequence genomic window:
- the LOC117217832 gene encoding uncharacterized protein LOC117217832 isoform X1: protein MTNAASLYEMARFGSYDIGVLLLLLLLLSVAGVSADIASDSYNYMLLIEDVHNYYGTTCIIIVRSNQCTDMNETTVTQIWTRSFSRSGILTVIVGFSDLAQETKKYEGCEVRPLYVVLLSTKKTLNEFATATGRIDISFPVWFVMFLPHQGDPLKSDCRSPTGNLFNLSFDTEMLVLCYDQPSLREWYSFRDNRTTVSNLAVWKPGQGLWPVTNGSLYARRNNLRKEIMRIAYVEESAFVAVENGVLTKYLGEVIQELSESLNFTIEVTNPMDSYGNLNEETQTWSGVIGELVADTVDIGVAEFSMTKRRLEVVDFTLPLILSRMRVYFKKPDGSSVRWTAYVKVSRCCFKSPPSVNAITTPMFLCAQEFDRHVWTGIAFTVLAVPIVLTLMKTRGRLFAKVVGEYYINVWGIYCQQGMPVGQRQRLVQVAEAFEEERLLAFVGDGRLSTGAKFLCECFIEKYGPRACRFRSIVGLHGKSGLLRNRGDSELFESHALRDRVHRSQQDRKLGDRSEQTQSLQTSHKLQVATIERQRRDQQAEEHVPLADQRLPAGLSRGHFGQRHAAPRHRSVRRGRRMPDTNIGENVLSLLRQGEPLRDDSEEAPTESEQKRRSEKIRAESCGIRASRQRRSVVAITGGEKQAGRDIIVSRNFLPSDALGLPRTIDTLYRYPQNEEEASTIMRIVVDQQARLINRFRFVPRGNIVADHKGKLVVNFRVSFRPLAFRRVSMDLSSREFLFLCHPLRSNQSRVTSFTGDVGKLLLAESMAGDERRLRVVVTTIVFSLPRLQRQKSVDVEREQRAVAALKYIKYAKTKPRRSLFESDVPIARDQLTQTPFQFANFSKRSHFFYINFLLR, encoded by the exons ATGACAAATGCCGCTTCGTTGTACGAGATGGCACGGTTCGGTAGCTACGATATCGgcgtgctgctgctgctgctgctgcttctgTCCGTGGCAGGCGTTTCCGCGGATATAGCGAGCGACAGTTATAATTATATGCTGCTGATCGAAGACGTACACAACTATTACGGAACGACCTGCATAATAATCGTGCGTTCGAACCAATGCACCG ATATGAACGAGACGACCGTGACGCAAATATGGACCCGATCGTTCTCCCGCAGCGGCATCCTGACCGTGATCGTCGGCTTTTCCGATCTTGCACAGGAGACCAAGAAGTACGAAGGTTGCGAGGTGCGTCCGTTATACGTCGTCCTTCTCAGCACAAAGAAGACCCTGAACGAGTTTGCAACGGCCACCGGACGGATCGATATCTCCTTTCCCGTTTGGTTCGTGATGTTCCTTCCGCACCAGGGAGATCCCCTGAAATCCGACTGTCGGAGCCCGACCGGGAACCTGTTCAATCTATCGTTCGATACCGAGATGCTGGTGTTGTGCTACGACCAGCCATCTTTGAGGGAGTGGTACTCGTTTCGGGATAACCGTACAACGGTCTCGAATCTAGCCGTATGGAAACCTGGACAAGGACTTTGGCCCGTGACGAACGGGAGTCTGTACGCGAGGAGGAACAACCTGCGCAAAGAGATCATGCGAATCGCCTACGTCGAG GAGTCCGCGTTCGTCGCGGTCGAGAACGGGGTCCTCACGAAATACCTCGGCGAGGTGATCCAGGAGCTGAGCGAGTCGTTGAACTTCACGATCGAAGTGACGAACCCTATGGATTCGTACGGCAATCTGAACGAGGAAACGCAAACCTGGTCGGGCGTGATAGGCGAACTGGTCGCGGATACGGTCGACATAGGCGTCGCGGAATTCAGCATGACCAAACGCCGACTGGAGGTGGTGGATTTCACGCTGCCGCTGATCCTATCCCGCATGAGGGTGTACTTCAAGAAGCCCGACGGTTCCTCCGTACGGTGGACCGCCTACGTCAAGGTTTCTCGTTGTTGTTTCAAGAGTCCGCCATCGGTGAACGCGATAACGACACCGATGTTTCTCTGTGCTCAGGAGTTCGACAGGCACGTCTGGACGGGGATAGCGTTCACGGTCCTCGCCGTGCCGATCGTGCTGACTCTCATGAAGACGAGGGGACGTCTCTTCGCAAAAGTCGTCGGGGAATATTACATAAACGTTTGGGGAATATATTGCCAGCAAGGCATGCCAG TCGGGCAACGACAGCGTCTCGTTCAGGTTGCAGAAGCTTTTGAAGAAGAAAGACTACTTGCCTTTGTCGGTGACGGACGGCTTTCGACAGGTGCGAAATTTCTCTGCGAATGTTTCATCGAGAAATATGGTCCACGAGCTTGTCGATTCCGTTCCATTGTAGGTTTGCACGGAAAAAGTGGGCTTCTACGTAACCGAGGCGATAGTGAGCTCTTTGAGTCGCATGCCTTGCGCGATCGAGTACATCGAAGCCAACAGGATCGAAAGCTTGGCGATCGTTCTGAACAAACGCAGTCCTTACAGACAAGTCATAAATTACAA GTTGCAACGATTGAAAGACAACGGCGTGATCAACAAGCTGAGGAACATGTACCTCTTGCCGACCAACGATTACCAGCAGGGCTATCCCGTGGTCACTTTGGGCAGCGTCACGCCGCTCCTCGCCATCGTAGTGTGCGGCGTGGTCGTAGGATGCCTGATACTAACATTGGAGAAAATGTGTTATCGCTGCTGCGACAAGGAGAGCCGTTGCGAGACGATTCGGAAGAAGCTCCGACGGAATCCGAGCAGAAGAGGCGGAGCGAGAAGATACGCGCGGAGTCCTGTGGGATACGCGCATCGAGACAACGGAGATCGGTCGTTGCGATAACGGGGGGCGAGAAACAGGCGGGGCGAGATATAATTGTTTCACGAAACTTTCTGCCGAGCGACGCGCTCGGGCTCCCTCGTACAATCGATACATTGTATCGTTACCCGCAAAACGAGGAAGAAGCCTCGACAATAATGCGCATTGTCGTCGATCAACAGGCTCGTCTTATCAATCGCTTTCGCTTCGTGCCGCGCGGCAACATCGTCGCGGATCACAAGGGTAAATTAGTTGTAAATTTCCGCGTATCGTTTCGCCCGCTGGCGTTTCGGCGGGTTTCGATGGATCTTTCGAGTCGCGAGTTTCTATTTTTGTGCCATCCTCTGCGCTCCAATCAGTCCCGAGTTACCTCGTTTACCGGCGATGTCGGTAAATTGCTACTCGCCGAAAGCATGGCTGGAGACGAGAGACGGCTTCGCGTTGTCGTAACGACTATCGTTTTCTCTCTGCCGAGACTACAACGGCAAAAATCGGTCGACGtcgaacgagaacaacgagcagTTGCGGCTTTAAAATACATTAAATATGCAAAAACGAAGCCCCGGAGGTCGTTGTTCGAAAGCGATGTTCCCATTGCTCGCGACCAACTTACACAGACACCGTTTCAATTCGCAAACTTTTCAAAACGAAGCCACTTTTTTTACATAAATTTTCTGCTTCGATAA